The Mycolicibacterium flavescens genomic interval CCGAGTACGCGCTGCGGTCGGCGGTCCGCTCGGCGGCGGACGCGCTCGGGGCACTGCGCGCAGGCGCGGCGGAGATCGACGTGGAGGATCCCCGCGGACTCGTCGAGCAGGTGCTGGAATCCACCCGCATGCATCGCCTTCCCGACCACGCGCCGAACCGGGCGGCGCGTGTGCTGGAGAACGCCGCGCACGTCGACGCGATCATCTCGGTCAGCGCCGGGCTGATACCGATCGGGCTGCACAGCTCCGCTGAGGTGCAGATCGCCAACGACGCGCTGCGCCCCCTGTCGACCGTGGTGCGCTCGGCGCGACTGGCCGCGGTCGACGCGGTCCTGCACTCGGCCTGGCGCGGCTAGCCGCAGTCCGGCGTGCACAGCACGCCGTCGACCGAATACCCCTGCAGTGGCGGCGGATTCGTTCCGGGCACCCGCTCAGGGTCCCGGCCGTCGCGTAACTCGGCGAGCAGATCGGCAGCGACACGTGCGAGGTCGGCGTTCGGCGTCGCCGCCCTGGCGAAGACAATTCCGGCTTCTTCGGCTTGTTCGCGCAGTTCGGTGTCGAGGTCCCACACCACCTCGATGTGGTCGGCGACGAAACCGATCGGACACACGATCACGCCCGTGGTGCCGTTCTCGATGAGCGACGAAAGATGGTCGCCTACATCGGGTTCCAGCCACGGTACCTGCGGCGGGCCGGATCGGGACTGCCACACCTGGTCGTAGTCGTCGTACCCGGCCGCAGCCGCCACCAGCCCGGAGGCATATGCCACCTGACGCTCGTAAAGCTCTGTGCCACAGCGTGACCGGGCAGCCAGCGGAATCGAGTGTGCGGTGAACACCAGGCGCGCGTCGTGCGGCACCGCCCTCGCTGCGTCGGTGATCGCGTCGGCGAACATCTGCACGAACAGCGGATGGTCGAAGTACTGACGCAGTTTGATCAGTTGCGGGGCCGCGTCGCCCGCCGCCTGCCGTCCCCTTCCGATGTCCTCGACGTACTGCGTGCAGCTCGAGTAGCCGCCCCACGCCGACGTGGTGAACACCGCCGCGCGGCGCACCCCGTCGTCGCGCATGGCGGTCACGGCCTCCTCGACGTAGGGCTCCCAGTTGCGGTTGCCGAAGTACACCGGGACGTCGACGTAGGTGCGCAGCCGCTCGATCACCGCCCGGTTGATGCCGTTGATCGGTGAGACGCCGCCGAAATGCAGGTAGTGCTCGGCGACCGACGCCAACCGCTCCCGCGGGATGCCCCGTCCGCGAGTCACGTTCTCCAGGAACGGCATCACGTCTTCGGGGCGCTCCGGCCCGCCGAACGAGAGCAGCAGGACGGCGTCGATGTCCATTTACCTGCGGTCCGTCACAGCAATTGCGTGCTTGCGCCGCCGTCGGCGTAGATCACGGTGCCGGTGGTGGCAGGCAGCCAGTCCGACAGCAGCGCGCACACCGTCTTGGCCACCGGGGTCGGGTCCTTCATGTCCCAGCCGACCGGCGCGCGCTGATCCCAGCCCTCCTCGAGCAACCGCATCTGCTCACCGGCCTCGGCTCCGAGTGCGCCGCCGACGATCGCGCTCATCGCGAGGGTGCGGATCGGCCCGGCCGCGACGAGGTTCGAACGCACACCGTACGGCCCGGCCTCGCGGGCGACGAAGCGGTTCACCGACTCGAGCGCACTCTTGGCCACGGTCATCCAGTTGTAGGCGGGCATCGCGCGGGTCGGATCGAAGTCCATACCGACGATGCTGCCGCCGCGGTTCATGATCGGCAGCGTCGCCTTCGCCAGCGAGGCGTACGAAAAGGCCGAGATGTGAATGCCTTTGGAGACGTCCTCGTAGGGCGCGTCGAAGAACGGGTTGATGCCCATGCCCGATTGCGGCATGAAGCCGATCGAGTGCACCACGCCGTCGATCTTGTTGCCCTCGCCGATCACCTCTGTGATGCGCTCGGATAACGTGTCGAGGTGCTTCTCGTTCTGCACGTCGAGCTCCAACAGCGGCGCCGGGTTGGGCAACCGGTCGGCGATCCGCTGGATCAGCTTCAGCCGGTCGAACCCGGTCAACACCAGCTCCGCACCCGACTCTTGAGCGACCTTGGCGATGTGGAACGCGATCGACGAGTCGGTGATGATTCCCGTGACGAGGACGCGCTTGCCTTCGAGCAAACCGGTCATGTGAAAGTCCCTCTCTTTTGCGAAAAGATCTAGTGGCCCATACCCATGCCGCCGTCGACGGGGATCACCGCGCCGGCGATATAGCTGGCATCCTCGGACGCCAGGAAGCTGACCGCGCCGGCCACCTCCTCGGCGGTGCCCACGCGCTTGGCGGGTATGAAATCCAGTGCACCGGCCTGGATCCGCTCGTCGAGGGCCCGGGTCATCTCGGTGTCGATGTAGCCGGGCGCGACGACGTTGGCGGTGACGTTGGCCTTGGACAGCTCACGCGAGATCGAGCGGGCCATGCCGATCAGGCCGGCCTTGGCGGCCGCGTAGTTGGCCTGGTTGCCGATGCCCCACATGCCCGACACCGAGCCGATGAAGATGATCCGGCCGAACCGCTTGCGCTGCATGGTGCGTGAGGCCCGCTGCGCCACCCGGAACGCGCCGGTGAGGTTGGCGTTGATGACCTCTTCGAACCGCTCCTCGGTCATCCGCATCAGGAACGCGTCCTTGGAGATGCCGGCGTTGGACACCAGCACCTCGACCGGTCCCTGATGCTCCTCGACCTCTTTGAACGCGCGGTCGACGGCGGCGTTGTCGGTGACGTCGCACACCACGCCGAACAGCCCCTCGGGGGCCCCCGAACCGCGGTGGGTGACGGCGACCTTGTGACCGTCGGCGGCGAGGCGCTTCGCGATGGCAAGGCCGATGCCACGGTTACCGCCGGTCACCAGCACCGAGCGGGAGACGAAAGGCGGACGACCACCGGCCGATTCGGATTCGGCGGTCGCTCCGGTGTCATTGCTCGTCGCCTGCGCAGTCATGCCCGCCAACCTATCGCCTGCCCGCCATTCTTAAGAAATCGCCTTAGTGAAGTGCCGCGCTCACAGCGGTAGCCGTCGGTTGATCAGCAGGCTGGCCACGGCCGCCACGGCCGCGAACAGGGCGCCGAGCCGGAGCCAGCCGGTGGTCGCCTCACCGCGCACGGTCTCGTACCCGATCTGGTCCTGCAGGGTGTCGTAGACCTTGTTGAGTTCGTCGAGGTTGGACGCGGTGTAGGCCTCGCCGCCTGCGAGTTCTGCGATCTTCTCCATGCCCTCGTCGTCGACGGGCACCGGGACCCGCTCGTTGTTCACCTCGACCGACCCGTTCGGCGTGCCGAACGAGATCGTCGAGATCGGCACGCCCTGATCCTTGGCGGCCCGTGCCGCGGTGAACGCACCCTTCGGGTTGTCGGGGTTGTTCGGCACCGTCTCCTTGCCGTCGGAGAACAGCACGATGTGCGCGGGCGGTGGCGTATCGCCGCCACCGATGACAGCGCCGACGGTGGAGATCGACGACAGTGCGGTGAAGATGGCCTCGCCGGTGGCGGTCTTGTCGGCCACCTGAAGATTTTCGATCGCGCGCCGGCTCGCGTCGCGGTTGGTGGTCGGCGAAACCAGGACGTTGGCGGTCCCGGCATAGGCGATGACGCCGAGGTTGATGCCCGGCGTGAGCTCGTCGACGAACTTCTTCGAGGCCTCCTGGGCCGCGGCCAGGCGGCTCGGGTCGACGTCGGTGGCGCGCATCGACTGGGAGACGTCGATGGCCAGCACCACCACCGCGCGGTTGCGCGGAAGGCGTTGGTCGTGGGTGGGCCCGGCCAGCGCGATGGTGCAGAACAGCAGCGAGATCGCCAGCAGCGCCGCGGGAACGTGACGCAGTGGACTGGGCCGCTTGGGCGCGACGCTGTCGAGCAGCTCGGTGTTGGCGAAGCGCTGCAACCGCTTTCGCCGGGCGATCTGGGCGGCGGCGTACAACCCGGCCAGTGCCAGCAGGACCACCACAAACAGGAGGAACCACCAGATGTGCTGAAAACCCGTGAGCGATAGCGGTCCCAGCAGTGGAACTGTCATCTCAGATCGTCATCCCTTGCAAATCAGTTCGGCAGACGACGGTTGATGAACAAGGCCGCCAGCGTGGCCATCGCCAGGGCCAGCGTTCCCAGCCGCAGCCACCCCACGCTCGCATCGCCGCGGATCGTCTCGTAGCCGATCTGCTGCTGCAGGTTCGCGTAGACCTCTCGCAGCTGTTGAAGGCTCGACGCGGTGAACGCCTCCCCGCCGGACAGATCGGCGATCTTCTTGAGCATCTCGTCGTCGACCGGTACGGGCTGGCGCTGGTCGTTGATCTCGACGTAGCCGTACGGCGTGCCGAACGAGATCGTCGAGATCGGTACCCCCTGGTCCTTCGCGGTGCGGGCCGCGGTGTAGGCGCCCTTGGGGTTGTCCGGGTTCGACGGCACGGTCTCCTTGCCGTCGGAGAACAGCACGATGCGCGCAGGCGGGGGTTCGTCGCCGCCGCCGATCACCGCCCCGACGGTGGCGATCGCCTGCAGAGCCGTGAAGATGCCCTCACCGGTCGCCGTGCGGTCGGCGAACTCCAGTTTGTCGATTGCGGCCTTGGTGGCCTCCCGGCCCGTGGTCGGCGACACGAGCACCGTCGCCGTGCCGGCGTAGGAGATCAAGCCCAGGTTGATTCCCGGGGTGAGTTCGTCGGCGAACTGTTTGGACGCCTCCTGGGCGGCGGCCATCCGATTCGGAGCGACGTCGGTGGCGCGCATCGACTGCGAGACGTCCATCACGAGCATCACCACCGCGCGGTTGCGCGGAATGCGGACGTCATGCGTGGGTCCGGTCATCGCCACCGTCAGCAACACCAGACCGATGACGAGCAGGATCGCGGGAAGATGCCGCCAGCGCGAAGGCCGTTTGGGCGCAACGCTTTCCAACAACTCCATGTTGGCGAACCGCAGCATCCGCCGATGCCGGGCCAGCTGGACGACCATGTAGAGCCCGACGATTCCGAGCACCGCGAGCAGGAACAGGAAGAACCAGGCGTTTTCGAAACCCGACAGCGTCATGGGTCCGAGCAACGGCAATGTCATGTGCGCCTAATCATCTCGATATCAGGCGTGGCCC includes:
- the hemH gene encoding ferrochelatase, with amino-acid sequence MDIDAVLLLSFGGPERPEDVMPFLENVTRGRGIPRERLASVAEHYLHFGGVSPINGINRAVIERLRTYVDVPVYFGNRNWEPYVEEAVTAMRDDGVRRAAVFTTSAWGGYSSCTQYVEDIGRGRQAAGDAAPQLIKLRQYFDHPLFVQMFADAITDAARAVPHDARLVFTAHSIPLAARSRCGTELYERQVAYASGLVAAAAGYDDYDQVWQSRSGPPQVPWLEPDVGDHLSSLIENGTTGVIVCPIGFVADHIEVVWDLDTELREQAEEAGIVFARAATPNADLARVAADLLAELRDGRDPERVPGTNPPPLQGYSVDGVLCTPDCG
- the inhA gene encoding enoyl-(acyl-carrier-protein) reductase (NADH); the encoded protein is MTGLLEGKRVLVTGIITDSSIAFHIAKVAQESGAELVLTGFDRLKLIQRIADRLPNPAPLLELDVQNEKHLDTLSERITEVIGEGNKIDGVVHSIGFMPQSGMGINPFFDAPYEDVSKGIHISAFSYASLAKATLPIMNRGGSIVGMDFDPTRAMPAYNWMTVAKSALESVNRFVAREAGPYGVRSNLVAAGPIRTLAMSAIVGGALGAEAGEQMRLLEEGWDQRAPVGWDMKDPTPVAKTVCALLSDWLPATTGTVIYADGGASTQLL
- the fabG1 gene encoding dehydrogenase of uncharacterised specificity, short-chain alcohol dehydrogenase like protein, which encodes MTAQATSNDTGATAESESAGGRPPFVSRSVLVTGGNRGIGLAIAKRLAADGHKVAVTHRGSGAPEGLFGVVCDVTDNAAVDRAFKEVEEHQGPVEVLVSNAGISKDAFLMRMTEERFEEVINANLTGAFRVAQRASRTMQRKRFGRIIFIGSVSGMWGIGNQANYAAAKAGLIGMARSISRELSKANVTANVVAPGYIDTEMTRALDERIQAGALDFIPAKRVGTAEEVAGAVSFLASEDASYIAGAVIPVDGGMGMGH
- a CDS encoding Mg-chelatase subunit ChlD, with the translated sequence MTVPLLGPLSLTGFQHIWWFLLFVVVLLALAGLYAAAQIARRKRLQRFANTELLDSVAPKRPSPLRHVPAALLAISLLFCTIALAGPTHDQRLPRNRAVVVLAIDVSQSMRATDVDPSRLAAAQEASKKFVDELTPGINLGVIAYAGTANVLVSPTTNRDASRRAIENLQVADKTATGEAIFTALSSISTVGAVIGGGDTPPPAHIVLFSDGKETVPNNPDNPKGAFTAARAAKDQGVPISTISFGTPNGSVEVNNERVPVPVDDEGMEKIAELAGGEAYTASNLDELNKVYDTLQDQIGYETVRGEATTGWLRLGALFAAVAAVASLLINRRLPL
- a CDS encoding Mg-chelatase subunit ChlD, coding for MTLPLLGPMTLSGFENAWFFLFLLAVLGIVGLYMVVQLARHRRMLRFANMELLESVAPKRPSRWRHLPAILLVIGLVLLTVAMTGPTHDVRIPRNRAVVMLVMDVSQSMRATDVAPNRMAAAQEASKQFADELTPGINLGLISYAGTATVLVSPTTGREATKAAIDKLEFADRTATGEGIFTALQAIATVGAVIGGGDEPPPARIVLFSDGKETVPSNPDNPKGAYTAARTAKDQGVPISTISFGTPYGYVEINDQRQPVPVDDEMLKKIADLSGGEAFTASSLQQLREVYANLQQQIGYETIRGDASVGWLRLGTLALAMATLAALFINRRLPN